The genomic interval GTAGGCAGAGATATTATGGGGACGATGGCAGATACGCTCATTTTTGCTTACCTCGGCGCACACATGATGACGATGTTACTGCCCCGCATTGATTTCCCCGAAGTCGGTATCCTTTATCCATTTCTCCGTCTCGTCAACGATGAAGCCACAGCCGTTGCGATTGTTCAAGCCGTCGTGGGGACTATCGGATTGGTGCTTACGGTCCCGATTGCCGCCTCGGTTGCCGGATTCCTTACACAGTACACGAAGGTAGACAGATCCGAAATTCACGAGGATTTACCTTCAGAGGAAGAATTGGAAGAATTGTTCCGTGCTGACCCACCGCGTAGTAAAGCCCGAATCGCTGTCCCGATCGCCATGGCTTTCGTTCTGATCGGCACAATTTTTGTGTACTACCGAACACATGAACTCTCCGCAACGGTTTTGGAGCAACGGGATGCAGACGGAAACCCTATTAGTAAATCAGAATACGCGAAGGGCAAAGTCGTTCGATTGCTTGAATCCAGTGGGAATTTCCTCCTTGAGATTGACAGCAGTGCCGCCAGTGATCTGGATAACCGTATCGTCCCTACAGTTTTGCGTGAGGCGTTCAATCGGCATAAAATCCCGCTTTCAGACGAACTCACGGTTTCGGTAAAACCGTGGAAGGATAGCCGATGGCTCCTTTCGGATACAAAATACGAGCAGACCTATAGTATCCGGGCAGTAGAAGACACTGCAGGAGCGACCTCCGAATCACGACTCACTGTCTATGAGGCGAAAATCGAACATCACATCCTCGAAGTGGAAATGCTGAGCGGGATGTATAAAGGCAGACGCTTGGTCTTACGAAACATTGTGAATCATAACATGCCGCTGCTGAGTATTCCCGCGGAACCGGGAGATGTTATTCTCTGTCGTGTTGCCGGGAATCCTGAACAGGTGAGCCTCGTTAACATCGTTCAAGAGTACGGTAGAGACCGATTCCTGATCTGGATAGTGGGTGGGATGCTCCTGTTAATTATTCTCGTCGGCAGGATGGAGGGGATCCGAACGGCGTGCGCGATGCTAATGTCTGCCGCGGTCATCTACTTCTTCATGCTACCGTTAATTTCGGGTGGTGCGAATGCGGTGTTCATCGTAACGGTGACTTCCGGTGTCGTGGCGTTTGTGTCGCTGGTATTCGTGATTGGTCCGAGCCGGAAAACCTTTTCGGCGGTGCTTGGCACGATGGGCGGCATCTTGGTCGCGGGTTTGATTGTCCTCTTTGCGCAGCAGCATCTCCATTTTTCTGGATTAGAGAACGCGATTTCAGCCGACATTGTGGAGGCAACGCGCACCCCCCCCTTCGATTTTGTGCAAATCCTCTTGGCAGGGATGCTGATGGGTGTATTGGGTGTTGCCGTTGACGGCGCGATTGAGGTTGCATCGAGTATGGAAGAAATTCGCAGAGCAAATCCGAACATGCCGACGTGGCGACTCATCGCTTCCGGTTTGAACGTTGGAACGGACATTCTCGGCACAATGGTGAATACGTTGGTTTTCGCCTATCTCGGGGTGGAGTTATTACTCGTCGTCACAGTTGCAGCCCCCAACTTAGACTTTTTCAAATCACCACCACCCCAGTTATTGAGCATTGGTGTCGTCTCTGCTGAGATTGTCCGACTGCTCGCTGGCACACTGGGGCTCGTCCTTGCAATCCCAATTACGGCAGTGATTTGCGCATTCTGGAACCCCAAACAGAAAGTGTAAAATGTCATACCGGCAAGTTACGTCAAGGGATACTTCCCCTCGGCAATCAATCTTTGTCGAGCTTCTTCCAAACGTTGCTCCCAATTAATCAAGGTTGGGGTTCTACCATACGCTTCTATGAGTTTTCCTGCCTCTTCATCCATAAGTTTCTCTCGCTCAAGATAAGCTTCTATCTCTTCCTTATTGGTAAGGTAGTAAAGGATAGTAGCGTAGATTTCTTCCATTGACAACGTCGGAAAGCGG from Candidatus Poribacteria bacterium carries:
- a CDS encoding YibE/F family protein, which codes for MRERNIKIVTILLILLSVAVLHIKLYRFAEVTHDGALQVLVCLGRVVKIDTSDEADQVLSFRILSGQFRGEIVQVNNVWTGRAFGDRVLHKGDVLFLDIPLRDPTRPKIDTVSMREYFRTPFLLYLAGVLGILMILVAGMKGVRAILTLFVTALAVLYLLVPLTISGYNPIAVALLIATLLTFTTFLLITGFSFKVISGVLGTLGGLAAVGILSVLSQHAMALTGLAQEFGFLELGIALWRTPGSHHWNFTGILSAGIILGAVGAMMDVSMSISSSVHEVKQVNPNITVRQAIRAGLNVGRDIMGTMADTLIFAYLGAHMMTMLLPRIDFPEVGILYPFLRLVNDEATAVAIVQAVVGTIGLVLTVPIAASVAGFLTQYTKVDRSEIHEDLPSEEELEELFRADPPRSKARIAVPIAMAFVLIGTIFVYYRTHELSATVLEQRDADGNPISKSEYAKGKVVRLLESSGNFLLEIDSSAASDLDNRIVPTVLREAFNRHKIPLSDELTVSVKPWKDSRWLLSDTKYEQTYSIRAVEDTAGATSESRLTVYEAKIEHHILEVEMLSGMYKGRRLVLRNIVNHNMPLLSIPAEPGDVILCRVAGNPEQVSLVNIVQEYGRDRFLIWIVGGMLLLIILVGRMEGIRTACAMLMSAAVIYFFMLPLISGGANAVFIVTVTSGVVAFVSLVFVIGPSRKTFSAVLGTMGGILVAGLIVLFAQQHLHFSGLENAISADIVEATRTPPFDFVQILLAGMLMGVLGVAVDGAIEVASSMEEIRRANPNMPTWRLIASGLNVGTDILGTMVNTLVFAYLGVELLLVVTVAAPNLDFFKSPPPQLLSIGVVSAEIVRLLAGTLGLVLAIPITAVICAFWNPKQKV
- a CDS encoding DUF433 domain-containing protein; its protein translation is MELKDYFDFNSEIDIRIKGHRISIQHVLNQYRQGKGTDELRRRFPTLSMEEIYATILYYLTNKEEIEAYLEREKLMDEEAGKLIEAYGRTPTLINWEQRLEEARQRLIAEGKYPLT